The genomic segment aattggtcaaaaaatattattgtcaactacaataattgaataatagtttttatttaatatcctGCATTTCTGTGTTAGTTGAAGCctgaaggtttgtgaaaaccagatttctaaaaatagttattgaataacaatattccatttaaacttttagataactattagacaacttactacctatatgtttttattatacgataattACAAACCCACTTAAAAAacgaaaagtatttgagtagtatttgaaatactatacaattaaagtatttgagtagtatcttaaatgctttaaaaaaaatgtatttgagtatttactcaagtactttttaaaagtattctttacaggactgagtGATGTGCAAAAGCGTAAAAAAcgcaaaatagcgaacttcatgaggccataacttcgaaactaagtccgaccgccaaattctgacttcaccatcgttttcagtatagttattagttaactACGTATCCCGAATTGTAAAGAGATCAAGCCTGGGtataaacgagttaaaaagttacgttaattttaacttttaacttaactttttaaaatgtaatgctcatcaacataatttttaacttaactgatttttattgatataaacttaataaataactagttaattttaatcaaatccaagttacgttagtttatatttaattatgtagaaaaaattataatatatatatatataatatataattataataattataataaataattaaataataaatataattacaatttttattgatgatacatattgcataaacatttactttttattatttcaaaccatattactggctattaatttatttaaaaaaataaaataaaaacttaacttaataagttaattgtaagtttccatataacttttaacttacctgagcttaaaaaaacattaagataaactttaaacttttcaaaatgtttactatcaacttaacttaacttaattaacaATGATTAATTTGCCCAGGCTTGAAAGAGATACttatcttttttataaattgataataaataccagtacaataattattatactatacctaatcatattcTCTATTTTCTCGACactgtatgcatattatatctaagtaatagttaaaagtaaattttggtaatttaaatatttattaattgtattatgaataCTAGCTGATACAGAACaatcaattcatttttaattctttattgttatattaagttattattagaaataactaAATTTGTCAAGAATACAATAGAAATAACTAGGGCTAGNNNNNNNNNNNNNNNNNNNNNNNNNNNNNNNNNNNNNNNNNNNNNNNNNNACGATACTTCACAGGAGATTTGGAGTCGCCTGTAAGAATAACAACgattacataattattcatatattttttgttgaccTGTTAGAAaatatttggtaggtacctaataataaaatatcttatacgTATACAGGTTGAATCTTATCCATTATTTCAAGGTTTGGAAAAACATTATCTCAGAGCTCAAATTGCAAGGATAACAGCTGCTACTCAAATATCACCACGTGATTATTTTGTACTCGACTACCATTCAAATTCATACAAATGGAGAAAATTAAACTCTTTTCAATCGAAAGTGATGTCACAGAAATGTAAGTTTATAAAATCGTATATTTTACTTCCATCGATCTGAATGTTACCATGTTAGAAGGTCATggtaatagtaggtaattatactcactaattagtaggtacctatttataatttatttatttcttacctATTTACGAGTAAATGTTAAAATACCTACGAatagtattcaatattttaaaaatctaataattataacacctatatattatatataggtaggtattgtttgaaataattctcattattttagtttctggGCGTAgcgatgtacctatgtatttattttatgatgtgtgttttttttgtgtatcaatgtaggtacctacgtatgtaTAGGTAAATACCTACACGATTTGTGGTAGAAATAATGCTTcggttttaaacttaaatatcttTTCTGATGGCGAATTGGATCTAGTAGATACTCTAAAGGGTCAATAGTAATAGaaattacataacaaaataatcggaaaaacaaaaaaaattaaatgaaatggGAATTTTTTCACAAAACCAGACAacatcgattttcttatttggatgtaattcaaaaactattctgatatatacttgatattttctCCAAATTTTTATGCTATATaagtattttctataaatggtaaaattaaaaaatattttgattgtttttaagctaattatagacatttgacatttgaagttttttttttaagtgtcttttttataaatatcaataaaaaaattaactctgtcaaaaagcttgaaaatgtaatacgactAGTACAAGGCGCCTGGTAAGTTGTGAgcagggttgggattttattGCACTTAAAATTGCACAAATATGTGCTGTAATATTACCTTATATATCgctaaatatgcaataaaaacaacaaaatatgcaagaaaggaaatttaataattaataattttttaatcacttaaaaattattataggtagcagtggcgtggcgaactaaaaattttccagaggccagttacaaatatcccaagtatttatacataataatgtattaatgtaatataacaagttatatttcagatcgttattgactacctattgagaatatcatattaaatttactagggGACCCACTGGCTACCACCCAcccctctatttaagaaaaatttcaGAGGCCGAGGCCTCTGAAATTAccgttcgccacgccactgataGGTAGTTTcttaagatttgaaataatttagtcactCTGATTAGAATCCAAATGAATTATCTATAGAACGCGTTCAACGCTCGTCTGTTGATAATCGGCATTTAATAATCGCAGTagaaatcgacaaaaaaaacCCAACAAAATCAGCAGTTAACAAAAATTAGAAGTTAGGATCAAATACCTTATAcgaaattatcgtaataatacgattgacaaaaatacaaatttaattacttaactagttaattttattgttacataaataattattcttgtataagtaatgtaggtattattctttttaccattttttatgaTTGATAGTAGGCACCTAAataaagcatatattattataatattataagtaggtgtACCCATTATGTCATTATGATGAGGTAGGTAGGTTATTACTGAGTCAGAGATCAAACACTATACTAATTACCTAGGTTTCCTatcattttattaagtttttttctatttatcattttttaatatttttgtacctgTTTTAGTATAGCTATATTaactttattgaaattattattaatttaatttccacaCTTTACTCTTTCGCTCACGATGCTCATTCACCTACTTCATTTAAATCATAGTAGCATACACatcactttttattattatatatttataatatgcccAAAGTACAATatctatatacgtattataattgtatctaatcttaataatatacatatacatttacaataatatacatatgtcattttatatacctattaaattatcatatccGTTCAGAAAACTATTCTGATAGGATCGTTTTTTAAGGTACCTATAACCACAAAatagtgattaaaataaatcataaaaataattaaatatgttccTACCGAACTTATTAATATTCACTTATTACGATACGTgcctaatttaataattttcatagaattttATGATTGTAAGTACTTATGTAAGTAGAATAAGTAGATATGGTACTTGTCCTGCACCTGCCCACcaagttaatagttttataagtacATCGGATGACTATATGAGAGCAAACAAAGCCCTGCCCCTGCGAGTTGTAACGGGGAATAAAAACATCGACGTCCGTCTTACTGCAATAACTCGTGCTCAACGTTTTCATGTGTCCTTTGACCTTTATCGTATCagtattattaagtttattttaaactatatattctatatacattAGGTGCCTTAACAATAgcgaatattaaacaatttatctaTTTGATAatgttagtacctacttatagtatacagtatatatacctattacctactcaGTAAGATGTAAGTAGTTCTCGATTCAATcgttataattgaatattgttgTATCGACGTTTCGTTGTTATTGCCTATAGGTCACCAATATTCACATTACAGCGTATGTATATGTTtctatgttaggtacctatattatattactgtattgCGTAGGTATTTACGTATAGGTGCctttgttacattattattttttgtaattagtaGGTTTCGCTGTTCATCTGTTAGAACTtagaactaataaaataatatgatggttttaattgtacctaatatCTCTGAAAAACGTTAAACTTAAATAACGTTTCTAGGGATCCACGAGTATGCAGTGAACGAGGAATACAATCCTCTGTCGGTATACGATTTATTGGAACCGAGCAACTGGGTACATCACACTCCCTCGATAACGGAAAAAGGAGTGACCCAGGCGTGGACCAATATTATAGAGTCTGGAGAAGACTTACaacaagtaatatattttattgactgaTCGATCGGAATGAATTTATAATCGATAgattgtcatatatttatagccaaggctgggcaagttaactattttttttaactcgttaagttaagttaatttggaaaaatgtaagttaagtttaaagttaaaagttactttccttttttatttaacttgttaaagttacaagttagttggaaaaaataagtaacttaacttagttaaaaataatttacttttttttttcatataaaacttataattacaccatttacacctcatgttaaagatctacaaataatctttttcttaaaaaaaaagtaactcgtttaagtaacttagttaaaagtaacttaactttaactttttaactcgttaatgcccagccttgtttaTAGCTAAGCTGGTaattggtatataggtacatgtgtaGTTAGGATAGGCATCGTAATGGCccttattttatagtacctatattatagatttaccTAGCACGTAGAATccaataatgatatatatatatataaaataatttaataaaattacattgctCAGAAATCAGGGAGCATTGAATATGGTTGTAAGATTAGGATGAACTTAGAAATCGGCCGAGGAGACGGTGACCAACTGGAAATATTTAGAAACCTGTCAAATGACGCTTATATGGGTGAAATGCCACCATGGAAATTCGAATTGACCAATCGGTTTGACCACACGAATTCGTACGCGACCATCCGGTCCAATCTTTGGCCCGGAGCACACGCAGTTGCGCGTGaaaagtacttataaattataatccacaTTCGACATTCCTATTATTTGTTCGTTTCCATTTTGgtttatatttaagtacattGCTTTCAATATTTTGCTGTGCACAGCCTTTTAGATTATACGTATCACGGTTGGGGCCACAAATGGGGCGCCTTTAGTTTCACGGTCCAGCCGTTGAGTGGATATCAGCTGTCGAATTTCTATAAAGACGATATCGGCATGACCACTGAGATGGGAGACCCGACTCCCGAAGACGAACTGGAGTATTTAGCGATAGTCAACAAGAGGAAGGAAAGACGATCTCGTAGGAAAATCAACGCTCTGCGACCGTTTTCTGCAGCAGACGAGGACGAGGAAAGAATCCTAAATCAACACGACTACGAATGATGCTGGTACGATAGTACCCGTTGATCGTATcactattgttttattatataaatatagggaTTATCCGTGTACAACATAACACAATATACAGTACCTACTTCCTATAATACCTAAGTAGCTTACCAACTtaccatgtataatattgtgctctaatatttatattttttgttttataattataatcctaTATGGCTGTATTGAAATTGCATTAATGTTTGATTTGTcacgtaaaatattttctattcaatatatattcaatagCTACATTAGTTGGAttggaaaaaaaagtttaaacttaaaagtcAACGTTCAATAAAATCCTtcgtttctaaaaaaaaaattatatctacaCATACTATTTGATAAATTAGCATATAGgcatagtacattagtacattaGTATTGTCTTAGACCTcagtctataaattataattattatagtaaatagtacctaatattatgctACCTATATTAAGGGTGTCTGTGCCGGTTTTTCAAATtccataaaattttaaaatgatgtttcataatatgttagttgctaccttaattataatacttttccactaatctactgctCGATACCtatataggggggggggggaggattCAAGCGTTGaaacagtgtataataataatgacttcaCAGGAAAAACTTTCATGCATCATTGATATTcgacatattttgatatttttttttttatttcaaatatgagATTTTTTCAGGGGGGATTACAGCCCGAATCttcattttacataaattatggtAGAAAAATACctagttttgaaaaataacaaatattatgcattaatcaaatgcatattttagcttctatatatacctaattatagttttaaaaatcggGTTTTGATGCACCCAGAAAAATCTTCTCTTCTTTTAAACGAAAATAAGTGAACGAAATCCGACTACTCTACTGCAGGGCGAgggagtttttcctgtaagacatgattttttactaaaaacgcTCTAgctcaagtttttttttcaacgaaatgtgtttaatatttaaataactttaatctTTGATAGGTATCCGCCgtcttaatacaaaaaatactatataattctatataatacattataacatgGTTTAACACGGTTTTAGTT from the Acyrthosiphon pisum isolate AL4f chromosome X, pea_aphid_22Mar2018_4r6ur, whole genome shotgun sequence genome contains:
- the LOC100572922 gene encoding radial spoke head protein 4 homolog A-like, whose protein sequence is MSQKWIHEYAVNEEYNPLSVYDLLEPSNWVHHTPSITEKGVTQAWTNIIESGEDLQQKSGSIEYGCKIRMNLEIGRGDGDQLEIFRNLSNDAYMGEMPPWKFELTNRFDHTNSYATIRSNLWPGAHAVARENLLDYTYHGWGHKWGAFSFTVQPLSGYQLSNFYKDDIGMTTEMGDPTPEDELEYLAIVNKRKERRSRRKINALRPFSAADEDEERILNQHDYE